From Saccharomyces kudriavzevii IFO 1802 strain IFO1802 genome assembly, chromosome: 13, a single genomic window includes:
- the SEN15 gene encoding Sen15p (similar to Saccharomyces cerevisiae SEN15 (YMR059W); ancestral locus Anc_2.625): MGTTDIISLVKNNLLFFQMWTEVEILQEVISWKENKLNLLRGRPPHKLSNDTDAEDDESPVPTQPLEFILPINMSQYKEYFLTLECLTKIFAQLSNPSTERILLAIINDDGTIVYYFIYKGVRKPKRN, translated from the coding sequence ATGGGGACAACAGATATCATATCCTTGGTAAAAAATAACTTGCTCTTTTTCCAGATGTGGACCGAGGTGGAGATTTTGCAAGAAGTTATATCatggaaagaaaacaaactaAATTTACTCAGAGGTCGCCCCCCACATAAATTAAGTAATGATACCGAtgcagaagatgatgaaagtCCCGTGCCGACACAGCCGTTAGAGTTTATCTTACCCATCAACATGTCTCAGTACAAAGAATACTTCCTTACTTTGGAATGCTTGACTAAGATATTTGCTCAATTGAGCAATCCATCCACAGAAAGAATACTACTGGCAATAATCAATGATGACGGTACGATTGTTTACTACTTTATTTACAAAGGAGTACGAAAACcgaaaagaaactga
- the ARG7 gene encoding glutamate N-acetyltransferase (similar to Saccharomyces cerevisiae ARG7 (YMR062C); ancestral locus Anc_2.628), with product MRVSPALLQRSKQLIDKYALYVPKTGSFPKGFEVGYVASGVKKNGNLDLGIILNTNKSRPSTAAAVFTTNKFKAAPVLISKKVLESASGKNINAIVVNSGCANSVTGDLGMKDAQIMIDLVNEKIGERNSTLVMSTGVIGQRLHMDKISNGINRIFSERKFGGDFNSWLNVAKSICTTDTFPKLVSSKFKLPSGTEYTLTGMAKGAGMICPNMATLLGFVVTDLPIENKALQKMLTFATTRSFNCISVDGDMSTNDTICMLANGAIDTEEINESSEDFDQVKLQVTEFAQRLAQLVVRDGEGSTKFVTVNVKNALHFEDAKIIAESISNSMLVKTALYGQDANWGRILCAIGYAKLNDLKSLDVDTINVSFIATDNSEPRELKLVVNGVPQLDIDESRASEILALNDLEVSVDLGTGKETAQFWTCDLSHEYVTINGDYRS from the coding sequence ATGAGAGTATCACCAGCATTATTGCAACGCTCGAAACAGCTTATAGATAAGTACGCATTGTACGTGCCTAAAACGGGCTCTTTTCCAAAGGGCTTTGAAGTTGGCTACGTCGCATCTGGagtcaagaaaaatgggaaCTTGGACCTGGGTATCATCTTGAACACCAACAAATCTCGTCCTTCCACTGCAGCAGCGGTTTTCACGACGAACAAATTCAAGGCTGCCCCTGTTTTAATTTCGAAGAAGGTCCTTGAATCTGCTAGTGGCAAGAATATTAACGCCATCGTAGTCAATTCTGGTTGTGCTAATTCTGTCACCGGTGATCTCGGTATGAAAGACGCCCAGATAATGATCGACTTGGTTAACGAGAAAATTGGTGAAAGAAACTCAACATTAGTAATGTCTACGGGTGTAATTGGACAGCGACTACACATGGACAAGATCAGTAATGGTATCAATAGAATATTTAGTGAAAGGAAATTCGGCGGTGATTTCAACTCTTGGTTGAACGTGGCGAAATCAATCTGCACCACCGACACTTTCCCCAAGTTAGTTTCATCCAAATTTAAGCTCCCTAGTGGCACTGAGTATACCTTAACAGGTATGGCGAAGGGTGCAGGCATGATCTGCCCTAATATGGCCACATTACTAGGTTTCGTGGTCACTGATCTTCCCATCGAAAACAAGGCGTTGCAAAAAATGCTAACTTTCGCTACCACCCGTTCGTTTAATTGTATTTCAGTTGACGGTGACATGAGTACTAACGATACGATTTGTATGCTAGCCAATGGTGCTATTGATACCGAGGAAATTAATGAAAGTTCTGAGGATTTTGATCAAGTGAAATTGCAAGTCACCGAATTCGCCCAACGTTTGGCTCAGTTAGTTGTTCGTGACGGTGAAGGTTCGACAAAGTTTGTTACCGTAAATGTCAAAAATGCATTGCATTTTGAAGATGCCAAAATTATCGCCGAGTCAATTTCGAATTCTATGTTGGTCAAAACTGCGTTATATGGGCAAGATGCTAATTGGGGGAGGATTTTATGCGCTATCGGGTATGCTAAGTTGAACGATTTGAAATCTCTGGATGTCGATACTATCAACGTTAGCTTTATCGCGACTGATAATTCTGAACCTCGTGAGTTGAAGCTTGTTGTTAACGGTGTCCCCCAATTAGATATTGACGAATCAAGAGCTTCTGAAATATTGGCTTTGAACGATTTAGAAGTGTCCGTCGACTTAGGTACTGGTAAGGAGACAGCCCAATTTTGGACTTGTGATCTGTCACATGAATATGTTACTATAAACGGTGATTACCGTTCATAA
- the BUB2 gene encoding Bub2p (similar to Saccharomyces cerevisiae BUB2 (YMR055C); ancestral locus Anc_2.620) has product MTSIEDLISNPPLLLHSSLSQLRYLILSEGLPISEDKQQERTRCYVWTVLSQTSMEVSTQRYLALLKLGPPSMTIYQKIKNDTSRTFQTDPNFRNRVSEDSLIRCLSCFAWQTQQRRQKPHLSHIPVSTYVQGMNVLLAPLLYSCPSEPMAYQLFTKVCYEIIPTYLTKNLNGAQNGAKLLDISLRIIDPKLSKFLSDNLLTAEIYGMPSILTLSSCNKPLDQVIKLWDFMFAYGFHMNILFVVAFLVKMRSKVFKSDSPVNLLRQFPDFDADEIIRLGVGFIAKIPTQIYDLLVDHLTDPDIYIP; this is encoded by the coding sequence ATGACTTCAATCGAAGACCTCATATCAAACCCGCCCTTGCTGCTGCATTCTTCACTGTCTCAACTCCGCTACCTCATTCTCAGTGAGGGCCTCCCCATATCTGAAGATAAACAGCAGGAACGCACGCGATGTTACGTGTGGACGGTACTCTCTCAGACCTCTATGGAGGTGTCTACGCAACGGTATCTTGCCCTCTTGAAGCTGGGTCCACCTTCTATGACCATCtaccaaaaaatcaagaacgACACTTCTAGGACTTTCCAAACTGATCCGAATTTTAGAAATAGAGTCTCGGAAGACTCTCTGATCCGATGTCTGTCGTGCTTTGCCTGGCAGACACAGCAGAGAAGACAGAAACCTCATTTAAGTCACATTCCTGTGAGCACTTACGTGCAGGGCATGAATGTATTGTTGGCCCCTTTACTCTATTCATGCCCTTCTGAACCAATGGCATACCAGCTGTTCACCAAAGTTTGTTATGAAATAATACCGACTTACTTGACAAAGAACCTAAACGGCGCCCAGAACGGCGCTAAACTACTCGATATTTCACTCAGGATCATCGATCCAAAGCTGAGCAAGTTCCTATCGGACAATTTACTCACTGCAGAGATTTATGGCATGCCCTCCATCCTCACGCTATCCAGCTGCAATAAACCACTCGACCAAGTCATCAAACTCTGGGATTTTATGTTTGCATATGGCTTTCATATGAACATTCTCTTTGTGGTAGCGTTCCTGGTGAAAATGAGATCCAAGGTTTTCAAGTCGGATTCTCCCGTTAATCTACTGCGACAATTCCCAGATTTTGATGCTGACGAAATCATCCGGCTGGGAGTCGGGTTCATTGCCAAGATCCCGACTCAAATCTACGATCTGTTGGTGGACCACTTGACTGACCCAGACATATATATACCATAA
- the SAM37 gene encoding SAM complex subunit SAM37 (similar to Saccharomyces cerevisiae SAM37 (YMR060C); ancestral locus Anc_2.626) — MVDGSVHVWGANGKPSLISVESIALVWFIKSCDSEEAMNMVKGIQVVFSNNTDLSPDEKLPVLILDNGIKVSGYVNIVQFLEKNEHTAKYEKSRNDEETLQRNRLLEYALLNFIGIEFSRLSDYQLFLNTKNYNEYTKKLFSKLLYFPMWYNTPLQLRSRARENCQEIIGSITLEDDEDFVESKALESASQLAQSKTFKITHENNVKNKQDLQQVKYNLQFDNRLKTCIKHCLQVRKKLDESVVLPPDILFYANIYVQLSLPDGNRVRSKLEQTFGGEFVNNTLNKIGEFVQSSDNDLEQRDPRFKEQGNVVMSLYNLACKYI, encoded by the coding sequence ATGGTTGACGGTAGCGTGCATGTATGGGGTGCGAATGGTAAACCATCTCTGATCTCAGTTGAGAGTATTGCCCTCGTATGGTTTATTAAGTCATGTGATTCGGAAGAGGCAATGAACATGGTAAAGGGAATACAAGTAGTATTTTCTAATAACACAGATCTATCGCCAGACGAAAAATTACCTGTACTGATTTTAGATAATGGCATAAAAGTTTCCGGCTACGTGAACATTGTGCAGTTCTTGGAGAAGAATGAACATACTGccaaatatgaaaaaagcagaaatgatgaagagacCTTGCAACGGAACCGTCTTTTGGAATATGCTCTATTGAATTTTATTGGTattgaattttcaagattgtCGGATTACCAGCTCTTCCTGAACACTAAAAATTACAATGAATATACCAAGAAGTTATTTTCCAAACTATTATATTTTCCGATGTGGTACAATACTCCATTGCAATTAAGATCACGAGCACGTGAAAATTGCCAGGAGATTATAGGGTCCATAACtcttgaagatgatgaagattttgttGAAAGTAAAGCGCTAGAATCTGCATCACAATTGGCgcaatcaaaaactttcaaaattacTCATGAGAACAACGTTAAGAATAAGCAAGACCTGCAACAGGTGAAATACAATCTACAATTCGATAATAGACTAAAAACTTGTATTAAGCATTGTTTGCAAGTCCGTAAGAAATTGGATGAATCTGTGGTGCTTCCTCCtgatattcttttctatGCAAATATTTACGTTCAGCTAAGCTTACCTGATGGGAATCGAGTGCGTTCAAAATTGGAACAAACCTTTGGGGGTGAATTTGTGAATAATACGTTAAATAAGATTGGCGAATTTGTCCAGAGTTCCGATAACGACTTGGAACAAAGAGACCCCCGATTTAAAGAGCAAGGGAACGTTGTAATGTCATTGTACAATTTAGcctgtaaatatatataa
- the AAC1 gene encoding ADP/ATP carrier protein AAC1 (similar to Saccharomyces cerevisiae AAC1 (YMR056C); ancestral locus Anc_2.621), producing the protein MSQTETQTQKSHFGVDFLMGGVSAAIAKTGAAPIERVKLLMQNQEEMLKQGSLDSRYLGIVDCFKRTARHEGIVSFWRGNTANVLRYFPTQALNFAFKDKIKSVLSYDRDRDGYAKWFAGNLFSGGAAGGLSLLFVYSLDYARTRLAADARGSRLTLQRQFSGLLDVYKKTLKTDGVLGLYRGFMPSVVGIIVYRGLYFGLYDSFKPVLLTGVLESSFIASFLLGWVITVGASTASYPLDTVRRRMMMTSGQAIKYNGAMDCLRKIVQQEGVYSLFKGCGANIFRGVAAAGVISLYDQLQLIMFGKKFK; encoded by the coding sequence ATGTCTCAAACGGAGACACAGACTCAGAAGTCACACTTCGGTGTGGACTTCCTCATGGGCGGTGTTTCTGCTGCCATTGCAAAGACGGGTGCTGCCCCCATCGAACGGGTGAAGCTGTTGATGCAGAACCAGGAGGAGATGCTCAAGCAGGGCTCGCTGGACTCGCGGTATCTGGGCATAGTGGACTGCTTCAAGAGGACGGCGAGGCACGAAGGTATTGTGTCGTTTTGGAGGGGTAACACGGCCAATGTTCTTCGGTATTTCCCCACGCAAGCGTTGAATTTTGCtttcaaagacaaaatcAAGTCGGTGCTGAGCTATGACAGGGACCGGGATGGGTACGCCAAGTGGTTTGCCGGTAATCTGTTCTCCGGTGGGGCGGCCGGTGGTTTGTCGCTGCTGTTTGTGTATTCGCTGGACTATGCAAGAACAAGGCTTGCTGCGGATGCTAGGGGGTCGAGGTTGACCTTGCAAAGACAGTTTAGCGGGCTGCTGGATGTGTATAAGAAGACGCTGAAGACGGATGGTGTGTTGGGGCTGTACCGCGGGTTCATGCCCTCTGTGGTGGGCATCATCGTGTACCGGGGTCTGTACTTTGGTTTGTACGATTCTTTCAAGCCCGTGCTGTTGACGGGTGTTCTGGAGAGCTCCTTCATTGCCTCGTTCTTACTGGGCTGGGTCATCACCGTGGGGGCCTCCACTGCATCGTATCCCCTGGATACCGTGAGAAGaaggatgatgatgacgtCGGGCCAGGCTATCAAGTACAACGGCGCCATGGACTGCTTGAGGAAGATCGTGCAACAAGAGGGTGTCTACTCGCTGTTCAAAGGCTGCGGTGCTAACATATTCAGAGGTGTGGCCGCTGCCGGCGTCATCTCCTTGTATGACCAGTTGCAGCTGATAATGTTTggcaaaaaattcaagtaa
- the RIM9 gene encoding Rim9p (similar to Saccharomyces cerevisiae RIM9 (YMR063W); ancestral locus Anc_2.630) produces the protein MVCMIHIVVFLLAITTVFEIFPLITVPVTKRLSLSSFRNHYYGLFGWCVRGKNKELMCTKKKIGYDSTDVDSSGHVLTLPSNSKVVVSNLLIVHPISLAFTLTLLILAVTIMVTPLGDSPEMLLFTALFSLPTFMLCLLCFLVDILLFISKLDWPGWLMLAATISVALCCSMLWVMRRVVSVRKYESQQSIAHVRPVEQYSISDVYLSKQGSDSSEYESTPTDGLTAPEITYRGFIE, from the coding sequence ATGGTTTGCATGATTCACATCGTGGTGTTTTTGCTAGCAATCACAACCGTCTTTGAAATATTCCCACTAATTACCGTACCCGTGACGAAGCGTCTATCATTATCGTCCTTCAGAAATCACTACTATGGGCTCTTTGGATGGTGTGTGCGTggcaaaaacaaagaacTGATGTGcacaaaaaagaagatagGCTACGACAGCACGGATGTCGACTCCTCCGGCCATGTTTTAACGCTGCCGTCCAATTCAAAAGTGGttgtttcaaatttgttgatAGTTCACCCGATTTCTTTGGCATTCACGCTCACATTACTTATACTGGCAGTGACAATTATGGTAACACCGTTGGGGGATTCACCGGAGATGCTGTTATTCACAGCCCTTTTTTCACTACCGACGTTTATGTTATGCCTTTTATGCTTTCTGGTGGATATTCTCCTCTTCATCTCCAAATTGGACTGGCCGGGCTGGCTAATGTTGGCTGCTACGATCAGCGTGGCTCTTTGCTGTTCTATGCTCTGGGTCATGAGAAGAGTTGTGTCCGTTAGAAAATATGAATCCCAACAATCAATTGCACATGTGCGTCCAGTTGAGCAGTATTCAATCTCAGACGTCTACCTGAGTAAACAGGGCAGCGATAGCTCAGAATATGAAAGCACGCCTACAGATGGCCTAACGGCTCCAGAAATCACATACAGGGGGTTTATTGAGTAG
- the RNA14 gene encoding cleavage polyadenylation factor subunit RNA14 (similar to Saccharomyces cerevisiae RNA14 (YMR061W); ancestral locus Anc_2.627), translating into MSSSTTPDLLYPSADKAAESSHNIHEDELRLRERIKENPTDILPYFQLIQYLETQESYGQVREIYEEFHTTFPFYSPAWTLQLKGELARDEFETVEKILAQCLSGKLENNDLPLWSTYLDYIRRKNNLITGGQEARAIIVKAFQLVMQKCAIFEPKSSSFWNEYLSFLEQWKPFNKWEEQQRIDMLREFYKKMLCIPFDNLEKMWNRYTQWEQEVNSLTARKFIGESSAEYMKARSLYQEWLNITNGLKRTSPINLRTANKKNIPQPGTSDSNIQQLEIWLNWIKWERENKLMLAEDVLSQRINYVYKQGIQYMIFSAEMWYDYSMYISENSDRQNILYTALLANPDSPSLTFKLSECYELDNDSESVSNCFDRCTQTLLSQYKKITSDVNTSEGNNTEHKQDLVYNQREKLTFVFCVYMNTMKRISGLSAARSVFGKCRKLKRILTHDVYVENAYLEFQNQNDYKTAFKVLELGLKYFQNDGVYINKYLDFLIFLNKDSQIKTLFETSVEKVQDLTQLKAIYKKMISYESKFGNLNNVYSLEKRFFERFPQENLIEVFTSRYQIQSSNLIKKLELTYMYNEKEDSYFSPGNEKGIQGFSNLNSTDRKRLMEETGNNGNFSNKKFKRDSELPAEVLDLLRVIPKRQYFSTSLLDAQKLVNFLNDQVEIPTTDSTK; encoded by the coding sequence atGTCTAGTTCCACCACTCCTGATTTATTATATCCCTCTGCGGACAAAGCTGCAGAGTCCAGTCATAATATACATGAAGATGAGTTACGACTTAGAGAAAGgattaaagaaaatcctACTGACATCCTACCATACTTCCAACTCATCCAGTATTTAGAGACCCAGGAGTCTTATGGTCAGGTGAGAGAGATATACGAGGAGTTCCATACCAcgtttcctttttattcACCTGCGTGGACCTTACAATTGAAAGGCGAATTGGCAAGAGATGAATTTGAGACAGTTGAGAAAATTCTCGCCCAGTGCCTTTCTGGCAAGTTGGAAAACAACGACCTACCTCTTTGGTCGACCTACTTGGACTACATACGGAGAAAAAACAACTTAATTACTGGTGGGCAAGAAGCCAGAGCCATTATTGTCAAGGCATTTCAATTAGTCATGCAAAAGTGTGCAATTTTTGAGCctaaatcatcatctttttgGAATGAATATCTCAGTTTCTTGGAACAATGGAAACCGTTCAACAAATGGGAGGAACAACAACGGATTGACATGCTAAGAGAGTTctacaagaaaatgttaTGTATCCCCTTCGATaatttagaaaaaatgtGGAACAGATACACCCAATGGGAACAGGAAGTAAATTCTTTGACAGCAAGAAAGTTCATCGGGGAATCATCGGCCGAATATATGAAGGCACGTTCTTTATATCAAGAATGGCTGAATATTACAAATGGATTAAAAAGAACATCTCCAATTAATCTGCGCACAGcgaacaagaaaaacataCCACAACCGGGTACTTCGGACTCAAACATCCAACAGTTAGAGATTTGGTTAAATTGGATAAAATGGGAAAGGGAGAATAAGTTAATGCTCGCTGAAGATGTGCTATCACAAAGGATCAACTATGTTTATAAACAAGGTATTCAATACATGATATTTTCCGCAGAAATGTGGTACGATTATTCAATGTATATATCTGAAAATTCGGATCGACAAAATATCTTATATACTGCGTTATTAGCTAATCCCGACTCTCCTTCTCTTACATTCAAATTATCTGAATGCTACGAATTGGATAATGATTCTGAAAGTGTTTCCAACTGTTTTGACAGATGCACTCAAACTTTGCTATCccaatacaaaaaaatcactTCCGATGTAAATACAAGCGAAGGAAATAACACAGAGCATAAACAAGATCTGGTATACAACCAAAGGGAAAAATTAACATTCGTTTTTTGCGTGTATATGAACAcgatgaaaagaatatctGGATTGTCCGCAGCACGTTCTGTATTCGGTAAATGTCGAAAACTAAAGCGTATATTAACACATGACGTCTACGTGGAAAATGCATATctagaatttcaaaatcaaaatgattATAAAACAGCCTTTAAAGTTTTGGAATTGGGTttaaaatatttccaaaatgaTGGAGTTTATATCAACAAATACTTAgattttttaatatttttaaataAGGACTCACAAATTAAAACCTTATTTGAAACATCCGTGGAAAAAGTTCAAGATTTGACCCAATTGAAAGCAAtatacaagaaaatgataagCTACGAATCCAAGTTTGGTAATTTAAACAATGTTTATTCCTtagaaaaaagattttttgaaagattccCTCAAGAGAATTTGATCGAAGTGTTCACGAGCCGCtaccaaattcaaagctCAAACCTcataaagaaattagagTTAACTTATATGTATAACGAGAAGGAGGACAGCTACTTTTCTCCTGGGAACGAGAAAGGTATTCAAGGCTTTTCGAATTTGAATTCAACGGATAGGAAGAGGTTAATGGAAGAAACTGGGAACAATGGAAATTTCTCCAATAAGAAGTTCAAAAGAGACTCAGAGCTACCAGCAGAAGTCCTTGATTTACTGAGAGTCATTCCAAAACGTCAATACTTCAGCACTAGTTTACTTGATGCACAAAAATTAGTTAACTTCTTAAATGACCAAGTAGAGATTCCAACGACCGATAGTACTAAATGA
- the FET3 gene encoding ferroxidase FET3 (similar to Saccharomyces cerevisiae FET3 (YMR058W); ancestral locus Anc_2.622), whose protein sequence is MTKALLSVVALLFSMLSLAQAKTHTFNWTAGWDYRNVDGLKSRPVITCNDQFPWPDITVDKGDRVQVYLTNGMNNTNTSMHFHGLFQNGTNSMDGVPFLTQCPIAPGNTMLYNFTVEHNVGTYWYHSHTDGQYEDGMKGLFIINDGDNFPYDYDEELSLSLSEWYHDLVTDLTKSFMSVYNPTGAEPIPQNLIVNNTMNLTWDVQPDTTYLLRIVNVGGFVSQYFWIEDHEMTVVEIDGITTEKNVTDMLYITVAQRYTVLVHTKNETDKNFAIMQKFDDTMLDIIPGDLQLNATSYMVYNKSAALPAQNYVDSIDDYLDDFYLEPYEKEAIYGEPDYVITVDVVMDNLKNGVNYAFFNNITYTTPKVPTLMTVLSAGDQANNSEIYGTNTHTFILEKDQIVDIVLNNQDTGTHPFHLHGHAFQTIQRDRTYDDALGEVPHSFDPDNHPAFPEYPMKRDTLYVRPQSNFVIRFKADNPGVWFFHCHIEWHLLQGLGLVLVEDPFGIQEAHSQQISENHLEVCKSCSVATEGNAAANTLDLTDLTGQNVQHGVIPSGFTKKGIIAMTFSCFAGILGIITIAIYGMMDMEDATEKVIRNLHVDPEVLINEVDESEDRHINEDRHSTEKHQFLTKVKDFF, encoded by the coding sequence ATGACTAAGGCTTTACTCTCTGTAGTCGCTTTGCTTTTCTCGATGCTCTCGCTGGCGCAGGCGAAGACGCACACGTTCAATTGGACCGCCGGATGGGACTACCGAAACGTGGATGGGCTCAAAAGTCGTCCCGTTATCACTTGTAATGACCAGTTCCCATGGCCGGACATCACCGTCGACAAGGGTGATCGTGTGCAGGTGTACTTGACCAACGGGATGAACAACACCAACACTTCCATGCATTTTCACGGTCTTTTCCAAAACGGGACCAACTCGATGGACGGTGTGCCCTTCTTGACGCAGTGTCCCATTGCTCCGGGGAATACCATGCTTTATAATTTCACTGTGGAGCACAATGTCGGTACTTACTGGTACCATTCGCACACCGATGGTCAATACGAAGACGGGATGAAGGgtcttttcattatcaatgaCGGAGATAACTTTCCGTACGATTACGATGAGGAACTTTCTTTGTCGCTTAGTGAGTGGTACCACGACCTGGTGACCGACCTGACCAAGTCGTTCATGAGTGTTTACAATCCAACCGGTGCCGAACCCATCCCACAAAATCTGATTGTCAACAACACGATGAACCTGACATGGGACGTCCAGCCGGATACCACGTACCTTCTCAGAATTGTTAATGTCGGTGGGTTCGTGTCCCAGTACTTCTGGATCGAGGACCATGAAATGACCGTGGTCGAGATCGACGGTATCACCACTGAAAAAAACGTGACAGATATGCTTTACATTACTGTCGCCCAGAGATATACGGTCCTGGTTCACACGAAAAACGAAACCGACAAAAATTTTGCCATCATGcaaaaattcgatgacACCATGTTGGATATCATCCCAGGTGATTTGCAATTGAATGCTACTTCGTACATGGTCTACAACAAGTCTGCTGCGCTACCCGCCCAAAACTACGTGGACTCAATAGATGATTACTTGGACGACTTCTATCTGGAACCATACGAAAAGGAGGCCATCTATGGTGAGCCAGACTACGTCATTACCGTCGATGTTGTCATGGATAACTTGAAAAACGGTGTGAATTAcgccttcttcaacaacaTTACCTATACCACTCCGAAGGTCCCCACTTTAATGACCGTCTTGTCTGCAGGTGACCAAGCCAACAATTCCGAAATCTATGGTACAAACACACACACTTTCATCTTGGAAAAGGACCAGATCGTCGACATTGTACTAAACAACCAGGATACAGGTACCCATCCTTTCCATTTACACGGTCACGCCTTCCAAACCATTCAAAGAGATCGTACATACGATGACGCCTTGGGTGAAGTTCCTCACAGTTTCGACCCAGATAACCACCCTGCCTTCCCAGAATACCCAATGAAAAGAGATACGCTATACGTGAGACCACAGTCCAATTTTGTCATCAGATTCAAAGCCGACAACCCTGGTGTTTGGTTCTTCCATTGCCACATCGAATGGCATTTGTTGCAGGGACTAGGTCTTGTCCTTGTGGAAGATCCGTTTGGTATTCAAGAGGCTCATTCCCAACAAATAAGCGAAAACCATTTGGAAGTTTGCAAGAGTTGCTCCGTCGCTACCGAAGGCAATGCTGCTGCCAATACGCTCGATCTGACCGACTTGACCGGTCAAAACGTCCAGCACGGAGTTATTCCTAGCGGTTTCACCAAAAAGGGCATAATTGCCATGACATTCTCTTGTTTTGCTGGTATCTTAGGTATCATCACCATTGCCATATACGGTATGATGGATATGGAAGATGCAACCGAAAAGGTTATTCGAAACCTACATGTGGACCCCGAAGTCTTGATAAACGAAGTtgatgaaagtgaagatCGTCATATAAACGAAGATCGTCATTCCACCGAGAAGCATCAATTTCTAACCAAAGTTAAAGACTTTTTCTGA